The genomic segment CATAGTCTGAAGTATTGTCTCCTCTAACACTTTTCTCTGGTCAACTGAGCCCGGTGGGCTCAGACAACACTCACAGTATTTACTAAAGAATTTCAtggcatttttacttttcttcacTTGTTTTTCTCAAGGTTTTTCTTTGTCACTGGTCCAGCTTCTTGCAGACCTCAAAGGATTCAACCTGCCACAACTTTGCTGTATTTCCTGAGAGAACTAACACACAGAGTAGTCAGGAACCTGCAGCACAGCACAGATCTTGCAGATGGGGATAAATCCTTGGGAGATACAGTTCCACACGGCTCCATTGGCTTCTGTGCAGGATCCGTGTTTGGCAGTGGAGTGGCAAGCCTGCCAGACGTTCAAACTTTGACAGACAGACAAGAAATCTCTGCTTGGTTCTAATTATTGTCTCTTAAAAACTTGATGCCAAGACTCAGTTTGGAGCCAAAAGAAGTCCAGACTTtcgttgtgtgtgtttgttaagCTCAGGCTTCTCTAgagcttttttgtcttttgttttgagaCAGATACCTCCATTTGAGAAGGTAGGCTCGTATGCAAGTGCGACCACTTGCATACGCGTAAACTTTTTGCTCAGTTTTCTGTCCAGCTTTAGAGGGGTCAGGGATTAAAGAACAAACAATACAGAGATAAAATTAGCCTATATACTAAACATTCAGTACATCACAGTTTAGTAAGGGTATAATTTTGTAAAGACACTGACTCTCTTTCAAGGTTGTATTTAGAGCCTAACATGGAATACAACGAGAAACTAGAGATAACGCCACATACAAATGGGACACTGAAGAATATGTTTCGTTTAGCACCATGTTATTTGAATAATATGTAGAATACGTCTGAATTACAAGCCTCAAGGCTTCATTCTCAAGTTTAGCTAAAAAGTGTGGGaataattttgtaaacattGAATGTGTTAGCAGACTGCTCATATTTGAacagttcaaaaataaaaactgaattgtttaaAGCACAGACCTTGGTAACTCTGTACTGCTTCAGTGAACTCTAACAGCAAGTGATTTTCTCCCCGTTTTGTTAATTGGCTCATCTGCTCTCCTTCTCACTGTCCTCCTGTCTACTTTTGGTCCTATCAGAATATTGAGAGGCTCTTTTTCACAGGGTGAGCTGATCCAGTACATCAGACTGCTGATTTTACACCAACATTCAGGTCAACCTTGACCTTACAATCCTCGCACTCACACAGGCGTGGTTCTGCGATTTACTCCATCCTTTAAATCATTTGGGAAACAGTTATGAACCTGCAGGAATTCGGCACTTCCCTCGTGCTCAGGGCTGTATGTGTTCTCAGTTACACTGTCCCTTGCAAGGGCATACATGGACAGCTCATCCAAGGGCCCGCTGGAAGACGTTGCCCCCTTCATGCCACCTACAGGCGAGTTCTCCCTAGAGGCCTCCGTAGAGTGCGAACTGGCGCGAGACGTCCTCCGACGGTAGCGGAAGCTGGGTATTCTAGAGTATGGCGAAGAGGAGGACAGCGAGCGGATAAATTCGCGCCGCGCCTTCCAGCGGATCTCCTTGTTCTTCTCGATGTAGATGTTGATGACAAGGACGGCGACAGTTTCCGCCACAATAAAGGAGAGGGCGTCGAAGTAGAAGGACCAGCCATAGGAGTAGGTGTACGTCTTGTCATCGTCTCGCTTGTCACCTGGATCCCCAGTGTTGCTTGAGATGTAGACAATGATACCGATGATATTGCTTAGGCCTGgtaaaaggaaagaagaatAACTACTTCTTGccatgaaaaaaatcacaacttttCTACCACCAAAGGCAAAACTTATTTATCAACCAGTAAATGCAGGATTTTCATCACTTCTGGTACTCTAAATGAGATTTATGATCATTGCCCATGAATGAAATGTGTGGCCATCTTTAAGTACCGCATGAGTCTCTAAGTGCCACATCACTATTAATGGAAGAAACTTTAGTATTCCAGCCCACAGCCCACATGATTGAAGCTCTTTGAGAGTGAGGCTGgcagtgtgcatgtgtgtgtgtcattcaGCTTACCTGCGGCTACAAAAAGAATGCCTGCACTGAGGAGTACATTATTTGTCTTGTTGTACGCTCGCCCCACACCGACACACAACCCGCCAAGCATCAACAGGGTGGTGCTGAGGATGGGGAACACACTGAAGGCCCGAACAACACCTGCAGAGAGGCAGAAGATGTGGAAATTGCTCCAGAATGAATCAGAATTCAATTAAATCAATAGGTAGCATTTTGGTTTATAACTACATTAGAGTGTCTTGCAATATATTAGCATCAGAAATCCAGTCCATACAGTTCTTGTGTGTctgatttaatcaaaaattgAAAGAATATAGCACAACTGCAAATCTACCAAGATAAAGCACCTCGCATATTCCAGGAGGTCAGGAAAAGACAGTATTGgtcagaaaagcagccaagacACCAATGGTTagtgtggaggagctgcagagatccagaaGACGGGAGGGACAATCTGCCAGCACAAATGTTTGCTGCAGTGTCCATATATGAGGCCTTTAAGCACGAGAggcaagaagaaaaccatttGTGGCAAGACTCTAAACTAACAGTTCACAAGCTCTTTCTATCCAGTCTGAAAGATCTCAAGCAGTTTCGCAAAGTAGAAAAGGCAAAATCTATGCGTGTATAAATCTAGTGAAGACATACAGAAAAAGACCTacagacatttttgttcatataAAATATAGAAAGATAATTTTCCCAgggatgaaatgtgaaaagtttaaatgacTGTGAATTCTTGagtatttcctctttttctaaATACAGTATTATATGCATCAGAACAGTTTTGGAaggtaaagaaaatgaaaaatctttctGTAACTTTAAAAATCTCATCAATTCAATCCTACACTGTCTCACTCCCACTTCCAGAGAACTCCCATTATCATTTATTCTCTGAATCCTTGTTGTGACAAAGCTTGGCTAATCAGCTGTGGGTTGCAATAAGAGTACTCAATGACAATTACcaccaacagaaaatgaatcacCATTTTTCACATGCCAGGTTGGATGGGCTTTATTCAGCTGTGTAGCCTTTTATTGAGCCCTTCTTTCATTTAGTTTGACTAATGGACAAACATCATAACACAATATTCAAACCTAAATGTTCCTGACAAAACACTGTGACATCAATgtgaaattttgtttaaataacaagtttttttttgtttgtttgtttgtctttttgtgaaaaatcGATATCGAAAGTGATGAGATTCAACACTTTTCCCCACTCTGAGcccactttttatttaaaggatttGTTTGGTGAAGGACCGTCTTTTAAAGTATAACTAATTCATTTACTAAAGAAGTTGTACAAAGAAGTCTGTCTTTGAGCTTTGACAAAGAACGAGATGAAAAGAGATCTTGATGTTAGACTTAACGGTTGAATATAAATTGTATTATAGAGTGTAAGCAAGACTTGCTGGTGCTGATTgaaacacaaccaaaaacagAGTCTGTTTAATGTTCCCTTCTATATTTACCAATTATTTTACTTCTTAGgaacaaaaagatgaaataattgaataataatTCAGCAGCCTGTCTTGCCACAGAAAATTTACTCTTATTTTTGGTTCCATGTGCTGCActggagtttgtttgtttttttttttttttttggaggggatTTCACTGGAGATAATGATAACCACTAATTATATGTAAAAGACAACATGTTATTTTGGAGGACTTGTTTTCACAGCTGCTGATTAGGCAGCCAGCTGAAAGACCTGACCGAGTGAGGATGCCTGGCCTCAGAGACCGAGGCTGGGCAGCAGACCCCTCAATGGCTTAGAGCTGACCTGCAGGTAACAGCCAGAGCACTGCAGTCTTTTCTCTGCCAATATTCTTCCCATGGATTAGAGAATGGATTATGTAACGCTGCTTGCAAACCCACAAGTAAGGGATggcactgttttgttttgttttccacagcaAGAGTTCATCTGGACATAAATTTGGCTGGATCGTCACTGCTACATTTAGGATTTATAGGGTTGAAATCAGAGCTAAATCTCCAAGTAACAACAGGAGCAATAGGAAATGCCACCCATCTATTAGCAAGTACATTAAGTGGTTACCACAATTGCATGTTACTGTGGGATAATGTAGAGGAAACATGATGTGTCATGAAATCAATCAAGATGATAGctacaaaaaatattgtgttattattatcattgtttattgattttttatttttcagatgacCTCTGTGGAAGGCTTAGTCTCCTCTACTAAACATGTCCACAGTTTTATCACAGGAGTATCGCTATATTACATCCACCTTAGGAGTTCTGTCATCTCCCCACCTCATCGCCTCCAACCCACAGGGAGGTGATGTGGGGCGATTCCTGTGGATGGATGGCTGCCATTCAGGTGTAGAAATAAAGGTTGCTCCTGTCAACATCTGAAGgtaaagggatttttttattgcttgtttcattttatagtCTCCTGCTCAGTAGAGGGTTGGAGACGCATGAACTTTAAATTGGATTTATAGGCCAGTGGACTGTTATTGTTCGAACCAAAGGAACAGGTTTCAAATAGCCCACCACCAGTTTCAGTGTTGATGGCCAGTGGGTTCaaagttttctgtgaaaattgAGGTGAGCAATGGAagaaagtaaacacaaaaatgccTATTATCTGCAACCTTTAGGTAAATCCAAAATATTATAATCTAATCACCTGTTGACAAAATCTCTATAGAAGCACatgaatgtaaatgtaaaatttgaatGCTATTTCTCCTATACACACATTACATGTGTTTTTCAGAGGTAAAATGACGACAGCTGATTCACAGAGACTACACCTCAaaggaaaagttgtttttttttctttttcagaagtAACAATTGTAGAATAAGGATAATTGCtgcaattcattttaatttaagaattatttCAACCACTGTTACTGCCTCACATGGTTTAATATTTCCAAACTGcctttgattttctttagctTCATTTCATTGAGATCAAAATGCCTcttaaaaaacatgccacatTATTCTATATGAATTATTATCCACTTGTTGTCCATCTCTAAAATCAAATGCTAATATAATATTTGCCTTTTAAAGGATGGACAGAGTCAATAATGTCTGATAGGCTGAGTGGGCAACACTTACGCAGGAGATATTCAGAGCGGTCCGTGTCGTAGTCGTCGTCATCAGTAAGGTGGTTGATCCAGTAGCAGCTGCCTTGATTGATGCCTGTAGCACAAAAGAATCAGAATGAGTCCATATAAAACTGATTGATATATTCTGGTACTGCTGAAAATGACTATCTATTTAAATGCTTATTTTGATTCTTCAGAAGGGCAGCCAAAAAATGTGGTCACCACTGGATTCTGAATTTATTGTATGTGGGCATCAACTAGTATCTGGATAACTTGTATCCACTAGAGTCAGATTGTAAAACTACTGTAAAATTTTCGTTGTGCAAGTTTTTGTCTTGCATAaggacacgcacacacacatatgcccGCCCCCCCGCgcacgcacaaaaaaaaaatgtatatgcTTGTGTATCTTACATTTTCTTGTGCATCTCTTTCTGCATTATATGTTGATACAGATGAAGCCCCTAAGTACCAAAGCAGAAAGAGATCCAAACTGGcgtctgtgtgtgcgtgtgtagaggtgtgtatgtgtgcggaAAAACAAGTATGTACACTGGAATGTGCTACTTTaacaaacaacacaacagaAGAATCACTCCATTGATTCTTCTGTGCAAGCCTGGCAACTGAACGTGATCAGTGACCCTTTTACCGCAACACTTTGAAGCCACTCTGGATGTGCCTTTGTTGCACATCTGTGCTGTGTTTGTAAAACAAAGAGGAATTAAGGTTTGAAGATAATCCACCGCTGATATGCCGTAGGCTGTAGGCCATAGTGAATGCGCCAAATCGTATGTGTGAAAAGGAGGGGTGTTACACGCTTACTAATGCTAACATAGGATGCTCTTCCATATTTGCAAATCATCTGTATACATGCTGCTTTTTTAAACCATTGAATCTCCTGTCTTCGTATcttgtgtgtctgttttgttttgaaacccTTTCTTGGATAGTTTATCATTGCACATGTGTTAGAGCTAGGGTAAAACTTTTAGTCACTGCACACATTTCATTTCAAGGTGTCACAAACATATGGGCTGCACTTATTTTACCACAAGGTGACAAGGACtgatacattttaaatcacacagttttaaaaatcaaaaccattATAACTATAAATTAGCTGATGTCATCAAGAGGATTCTCAAGAACATGTCAGGCTATTTTAcacattatttatgtattagTGCAAACAATTGTTGTTTTTCGACTCTGTGATGTAATTAAAGCCTATTAAATCTACCTgtataaaaaccttttcttttacACTCATGTTCCCCTGCACTTAAATATATTACGACACCGTTGCCATTCAAGATGAAGGTTTATTCAATAGTGAATCAGCTGAGCGTCCAGAAAGCTTTTCTTAGCTTAATCTTTGTATCTAACAAAGACTTTCCCAAATCAAAGAACAATCCCCTTTTCATCTTTTGTACTTTACCTCAGACCGCAGATGAAAGCTGTCCTACCACATAAATGCCAGCCTTCATTTACTGCACTTTCAACAGATATCTGTCAACTCAATTTTACAGGTGTCTGAAGGTAAGCTGCAGAACTGTGATTGTCTGTGGCACAGCTTTTAAGGGCTTTCATTAACTAGGTCTGCTGCCTAATAAGGGACATCAAATTAATTAGTGTCAAATCAGTCGGCGGAAATGTAGCACAAGTTTCTGTGTCTAGTCACTGGTGGAAAAAAGGGCTCTGTACTAATTTTAAACCACAATGTGAGACTTTAgtcaaaaaaaacatcttgctCATATGGTGAgcttacaaaaacacaaacacctctCTTGTTCTGATAATTGCTGTGCAAACACCAAAGCAGAAATAGTCCTTATGTATTGCTTTGTCCTCTCAGCAGAATAAAACTTAAAAGTGATTTTACAAACTGTTAACAGCAGAGAAGACAAAATGTTACTATTAAGCCTCTTACTATGTttaccacactttttttttctgaccagTTCCAACAGCTGACTCCACCCACTCTTatgggttcagccaatcagcaccaaggtaAATGACCTGTACTCCTGGTCTCCTGGTTTGGCTGCATTACTTGcaccagccaatagcatgtggagtaGCATTGCACCTGGCAGATCTTGTTGTTCAATTCTGATTTTATCTGAAGTCTGAATTTCTTGTATGATCGTTCACATTGCTTTTAATGGTGTaccactatttttttttactggtggAACAGGGATGTTGCAGAGACTGACTTCATTCAGAACTTGCGGATGTTGAGATGTATGATATGTCAGTGTCAGGACCACATTCAGAAGTGTTTCAAATCTGACCCAAAGAAATCTGATGTGGGCCAGATCTGACTTCTTCCAAAATGTGGATGACCTCCTTGAAAGCATATCAtcattttattcttatattaataatattatccGGTCTGCATATTTTCATCTTCATAGCCTTAATTTTGAATGTCCCTCCCTCAACTCCTGTACAGCCTTCTGTCTTTGTCTGTGACCTCACCACCTCTCCTACTGACTACAGTAATTCTCTCTTCTTTGGTCCCCCTCATAAATCCCTCCATGATCTTGTACATCATCTAGATTTTAGTCACATGCATCACCACTAATATCATTAGACTTTAACACATCACCCCGGTTCTGCAGCCATTCCACTGGCTTCCAGATAAATTCAGAGTGGAATTCAAAGTCTTCCTGCAAACATACAAGGTCATCCATAGACTCACCCATCATTATTTCTATCATACTACTTCCTCATGCTGCCTCAGGGCATCATCCTTCATCCACCTCATTGTGCTCTCTGCCTGCTTTGACCCCAGGGGGAGCAGAGCTTTCAGCTGCTAAATTCCCTGACTTTGGATTTCACTCCAACTGGACATCTGAATCTCCTTCTGATCACAACTACATTCAAACTCacctgttcaaaataaaaatgttccattttattctgtgtacatttttaattcagttgttATTCAGTGTATTCTATTAGTATATTGTTGCTATTTAtggatttaattttataaatagcAGCACATTAATACTGGTCATGGTGTGTCAGTGTCAGGACCACACACACAGGACCAGAGACAACCTGTGCATCTTTGATACACATTATCTCTTTAAAGTGtaagtttattttgtctttacattCTTATGTGTTGGTAAGAAAGAACACAGTGACTCTTAAAAGTGTAAACATCCATGATAAAATGTCAGGATTTTGTTATgcaaaaaaggggggggggggggggggattcaATACATCATTCCAAAGTTTCTCCACACATAATGTGACATTCATCCTGTAGGGTCAAAGCAAacaattaataaacaaaaaataaaaatagaaacaaaaagtcaaaaataataaccTCATTGcaaagttttaaatatgtttttataatattttgcaCCTTCTGAATCAGTTTCAAACTTCTTTTGCATACACCTGCCATAAGTTATAGAGAAGCTAATTAAacttaaatacatttcaacTGTGCTTgacttttcacatttgtatCATTCAACTGAAGtcacggttttcaaatatgtgacaaatgatcaaaatgatCTCGTTGATCAAAGGTGTCAATCAAAagaagggttaaaaaaaaagcaaagcattaTGTGCTGTATTCACACCATGCCACTGTTAAAGTTCCTTCAGGAATGTTTGGAATATTCTGTAgcaatatttggaaaaaatatgaggcaacaggaagtggacaatAAAAATGAGTTGAATTTATTGATGAAAAGATGAAACTCAAACTGATCAGGTACAACCTTCAGCAGCACTAAAGCATCTTTCCAATAAGAACTGGTTTGGTTCTTGTTCTGATAACAATAGCCTTCCTATGTTCTGAGTATTGAGTGGGACTCAGAgacagaattatttttcttacaaaaaacaTATCAAGGAACTCCCAAAATCTTGTAAGTTATATATGGTCTGATAAAATCACAAGCTGTGTAACATAAAGTGAGCATATATTGTCAAGTCTACATGTGGAATGTCAACAAACTCCatgcaaagaaaactgaatacagaaactgaatcaaatggtgcttctgacattttttgtgaaCTGTGTATGATAAATCTCCAGAGTAGATGGGGAAAAGTTTTAGAAATTATTCAtcatgttctttaaaaaaataaaatgagatgaGATGAAATagcaaaaagacagaaaacaaaataatgaaaaatatggaTATGTATTGGAATCCACAGTAAATAGGGTTTCTGTAAGCATTCAAGCAAAGCAAATTAGCAAGAGAGCGAGAGTGAGAATCAGGGAGAATGCAATCATAATAAAAACTATTGCGCCATCAGGTCAGAGGGCGGCAGAGGAAATATTTATAAGCTAAAGAGCAAAAAGTCTGCATTGGGAAGAGGAGAAGTGCAAGAGTAACAAACTGGAAATTAATTATCCACACTTAACATATCAAAAGAAATAATGGGTTCTCTGGCTCTGACTGGAGTTTAAGAGCCCCATACTTTGCAAACACATGCTTAAGGAAAAATTGCTATAACCATACTGACAGATGCAGGTGGTCAAACCTACCTCTTTACATTCCTTTGTTTCTAATGACCTGCTTGAACATTTCTGGGATCACAACCTACAGTTTGGACCTGGGGTACATCTGTGCATCGTGGTGTGAATACAGtgacacactctcacacactaTAAATGCTTTGGTCCATTCAGTACTACCTGTTACTATAAAATAACCAGATGAGCAGCACTCCAAAATATTAAAAGGTCAGGGCAAAGTAAACTGAACACACAATCAGTCCCAAAAAAAGAGACATCTGTGATAAACGAGCTTAATAATCAGTGACAAGCAGACAACAATATTATACAACATTCTATGAAATTTAAGCAcatataattacataaaatcacaaaagtcaaagaaaatagttcAACACAAATGCCTCATTATGTCCTTTAGAGTTGGTCAGAGATCTGTAACAAGCTCAAGAGAGCATGTAGCTGAAACAtgtcttgtttttgtcctttg from the Gambusia affinis linkage group LG19, SWU_Gaff_1.0, whole genome shotgun sequence genome contains:
- the LOC122822466 gene encoding voltage-dependent calcium channel gamma-4 subunit-like, which translates into the protein MGWCDRGVQTLLATAGAFAAFSLMTIAIGTDYWLYSRAYICNSTNATTDEIKTKKGDLTHSGLWRICCIEGINQGSCYWINHLTDDDDYDTDRSEYLLRVVRAFSVFPILSTTLLMLGGLCVGVGRAYNKTNNVLLSAGILFVAAGLSNIIGIIVYISSNTGDPGDKRDDDKTYTYSYGWSFYFDALSFIVAETVAVLVINIYIEKNKEIRWKARREFIRSLSSSSPYSRIPSFRYRRRTSRASSHSTEASRENSPVGGMKGATSSSGPLDELSMYALARDSVTENTYSPEHEGSAEFLQVHNCFPNDLKDGVNRRTTPV